One stretch of Sulfuricystis multivorans DNA includes these proteins:
- a CDS encoding Tll0287-like domain-containing protein: MRQKCLISMLLAAGLTAGGNVLAADEAQLLQEARGIPAKMVPKLLEVLQVEIDKSGHAGAISVCREKAPVMAKNLSAQTGWQIRRVSLKNRNPKAVPDAWERATLEDFERRLDAGENPTGIDKGEIVEENGQKFYRYMKALPTQDLCLNCHGTPERLAPGVAEKLKELYPDDKAVGYSSAQIRGAITAKKPL, translated from the coding sequence ATGAGGCAAAAATGCCTGATTTCGATGTTGCTGGCCGCTGGCTTGACCGCTGGCGGGAATGTTCTGGCAGCAGATGAGGCGCAGCTGCTACAGGAAGCGCGCGGCATTCCGGCCAAGATGGTGCCGAAGCTGCTCGAAGTGTTGCAGGTCGAGATCGACAAGAGCGGCCATGCCGGCGCGATTTCGGTCTGCCGCGAGAAGGCACCGGTGATGGCGAAAAATCTCTCAGCGCAAACTGGCTGGCAGATCCGGCGTGTGAGCCTGAAGAACCGCAATCCGAAGGCCGTGCCGGATGCCTGGGAACGCGCGACACTGGAGGATTTCGAGCGCCGTCTCGATGCCGGCGAGAATCCGACCGGCATCGACAAGGGTGAAATCGTCGAGGAAAACGGCCAGAAGTTCTACCGCTACATGAAGGCGCTGCCGACCCAGGATCTCTGCCTGAATTGTCATGGCACGCCGGAGCGCCTGGCGCCTGGGGTCGCCGAGAAACTGAAAGAGCTTTATCCCGACGACAAGGCCGTCGGTTATAGCTCGGCCCAGATTCGCGGTGCGATCACCGCAAAGAAACCTTTGTAA
- a CDS encoding branched-chain amino acid ABC transporter permease, which translates to MIYRETGQFKTDYAADQQIFPIRQDRVGIGILLLLAFIVVPLAAGNYWFNAILIPFLIFALAALGLNILTGYAGQLSLGSAAFMAVGAYAAYNFQVRIEGMPVLVSFILAGLTAAGVGILFGLPSLRIKGFYLAVATLAAQFFIVWCLTKFPYLSNNSASGVISVPNVEILGFTFDTPQSRYLLVLTIVSLLALAAKNMVRSTTGRAWMAVRDMDVAAEVIGIRLMHTKLLAFAVSSFYCGVAGALYAFCYLGSVEPDGFSLDLSFKILFMIIVGGVGSILGSFLGAAFILLVPIFLDIALPWLSALFHLPFDNATVSHIQLMVFGALIMFFLIVEPHGLARLWQIGKEKLRLWPFPH; encoded by the coding sequence ATGATTTACCGAGAAACCGGACAGTTCAAGACCGATTATGCCGCCGACCAGCAGATCTTTCCGATCCGCCAGGATCGCGTCGGCATCGGCATCCTGCTCCTCTTGGCTTTCATCGTGGTGCCGCTCGCTGCCGGCAACTACTGGTTCAACGCGATTCTGATTCCGTTTTTGATCTTCGCGCTGGCGGCGCTGGGGCTCAACATTTTGACCGGTTACGCCGGCCAACTCTCCCTCGGCTCGGCAGCCTTCATGGCGGTGGGGGCCTATGCGGCCTACAACTTCCAGGTGCGCATCGAGGGCATGCCGGTGCTCGTCTCCTTCATCCTCGCCGGCCTCACCGCGGCAGGGGTGGGCATCCTGTTCGGCCTGCCCTCCTTGCGCATCAAGGGTTTCTACCTTGCGGTGGCGACGCTGGCGGCACAGTTCTTCATCGTCTGGTGTCTGACCAAGTTTCCCTATCTGTCGAACAACTCGGCCTCGGGGGTAATCTCGGTGCCGAACGTCGAGATTCTCGGTTTCACCTTCGACACGCCGCAAAGCCGCTATCTGTTGGTGCTGACGATCGTCTCACTGCTGGCGCTGGCCGCGAAGAATATGGTGCGCTCGACCACCGGCCGCGCCTGGATGGCGGTGCGCGACATGGATGTGGCCGCCGAGGTGATCGGCATCCGGCTGATGCACACGAAGCTCTTGGCGTTCGCGGTGAGCTCCTTCTATTGCGGGGTGGCCGGCGCGCTCTACGCGTTCTGTTACCTCGGTTCGGTGGAACCCGACGGCTTCTCGCTCGATCTGTCGTTCAAGATCCTGTTCATGATCATCGTCGGTGGGGTGGGCAGCATCCTCGGCAGCTTCCTCGGCGCGGCCTTCATCCTGCTCGTGCCGATCTTCCTCGATATCGCGCTGCCTTGGTTATCAGCCCTTTTCCACCTGCCCTTCGACAATGCCACGGTTTCGCACATCCAGCTGATGGTGTTTGGCGCGCTGATCATGTTCTTCCTGATCGTCGAGCCGCATGGCCTGGCGCGGCTGTGGCAGATCGGCAAGGAGAAACTGCGGCTGTGGCCGTTCCCGCATTGA
- a CDS encoding AMP-dependent synthetase/ligase: MTVGVSGGEPDRLDTFPRLMLAHARERGDRPAIREKDLGIWQTWTWAQVAREVRGMACGLAELGFRRGDRLAIIGDNRPRLYWAMCAAQMLGGIPVPLYQDAVAQEMTFVLQDAGVHIAIVEDQEQVDKLLEIKEQCPALEHIVYDDPRGMRHYTQAFLHGLDEIVAAGKIHDGNQPDFIEREIVLGRPEDVSIILYTSGTTGKPKGVCQTHASFIAAARGGCGFDGLTETDEVLSYLPMAWVGDHLFSYAQALVAGFTVNCPESGDTVMNDMREIGPTFYFAPPRVFENLLTQVMIRMEDAGRIKRAMFDYFMAVAKRCGADILDGKPVALADRIWYALGEVLVYGPLRNVLGMSRIRVAYTAGAAIGPDLFRFYRSIGINLKQLYGQTETCAYVCLQPDRQIKLDSVGPPAPGVEIKIAANGEILVKGPMLLKEYYQRPDATAESINAEGYFMTGDAGFLDEDGHLKIIDRAKDVGKLNNGAVFAPNYIENKLKFFSYIKEAVAFGNGREMVCAFINIDMGAVGNWAERRGIPYAGYTDLAGKPEVYQLIQDCVEQVNAELARDAMVADTQIHRFLILHKELDPDDDELTRTRKVRRGFIAEKYAILIDALYGGKSNQYIETEVKFEDGRRGKVAADLAIRDVKVFPAIHGRAA; this comes from the coding sequence ATGACCGTTGGCGTATCGGGAGGCGAACCCGATCGGCTCGATACCTTCCCGCGCCTCATGTTGGCGCATGCGCGCGAGCGTGGCGACCGGCCGGCGATCCGCGAGAAGGATCTCGGCATCTGGCAGACCTGGACCTGGGCGCAGGTCGCGCGTGAGGTGCGCGGCATGGCTTGCGGACTGGCCGAGCTGGGTTTCAGGCGTGGCGACCGGCTGGCCATCATCGGCGACAATCGGCCGCGACTGTACTGGGCGATGTGCGCCGCGCAGATGCTCGGCGGCATTCCGGTGCCGCTCTACCAGGATGCCGTCGCGCAGGAAATGACTTTCGTGCTGCAGGATGCCGGCGTGCACATCGCGATCGTCGAAGATCAGGAGCAGGTCGATAAGCTGCTGGAAATCAAGGAGCAATGTCCGGCACTCGAGCACATCGTCTATGACGATCCGCGCGGCATGCGCCATTACACGCAAGCCTTCCTGCACGGCCTCGACGAGATCGTCGCGGCCGGCAAGATCCATGACGGGAATCAGCCCGACTTCATCGAACGGGAAATCGTCTTGGGGCGCCCCGAGGATGTGTCGATCATCCTCTATACCTCCGGCACGACCGGCAAGCCCAAAGGGGTCTGCCAAACCCATGCCTCATTCATCGCCGCCGCACGCGGCGGATGCGGCTTCGATGGCCTCACCGAAACCGACGAGGTGCTCTCCTACCTGCCAATGGCCTGGGTCGGCGACCACCTGTTTTCCTACGCCCAGGCGTTGGTCGCGGGCTTCACGGTGAATTGCCCGGAATCGGGGGATACGGTGATGAACGACATGCGCGAGATCGGTCCGACCTTCTATTTCGCGCCGCCGCGTGTGTTCGAGAACCTGCTCACTCAGGTGATGATCCGCATGGAGGATGCCGGTCGCATCAAGCGCGCGATGTTCGATTATTTCATGGCCGTGGCCAAGCGCTGCGGCGCCGACATCCTCGATGGCAAGCCCGTCGCGCTGGCGGATCGCATCTGGTATGCGCTCGGTGAAGTGCTCGTCTATGGGCCGCTCAGGAATGTGTTGGGCATGAGCCGGATTCGCGTCGCCTATACCGCTGGTGCGGCGATCGGGCCGGATCTGTTCCGCTTCTACCGTTCGATTGGCATCAATCTGAAGCAGCTCTATGGGCAAACCGAGACCTGCGCCTATGTCTGCTTGCAGCCGGATCGCCAGATCAAGCTCGATTCGGTCGGCCCGCCGGCGCCTGGCGTCGAGATCAAGATCGCCGCCAACGGCGAGATCCTCGTCAAAGGACCGATGCTGCTCAAGGAGTATTACCAGCGGCCGGATGCCACCGCCGAATCGATCAATGCCGAGGGCTATTTCATGACTGGCGATGCCGGTTTCCTCGACGAAGATGGGCACTTGAAGATCATCGACCGCGCCAAGGATGTCGGCAAGCTCAACAATGGCGCGGTGTTCGCGCCCAACTACATCGAGAACAAGCTCAAGTTCTTCTCCTACATCAAGGAGGCCGTCGCCTTTGGTAATGGCCGCGAGATGGTGTGCGCCTTCATCAACATCGACATGGGCGCGGTCGGCAACTGGGCGGAACGACGCGGCATTCCCTACGCCGGTTATACCGATCTGGCCGGCAAGCCCGAGGTCTATCAGCTGATTCAGGACTGCGTCGAACAGGTGAATGCGGAGCTCGCGCGCGACGCGATGGTCGCCGATACGCAGATCCACCGCTTCCTGATCCTGCACAAGGAACTCGATCCGGATGACGACGAGCTGACCCGCACGCGCAAGGTGCGGCGCGGCTTCATTGCCGAAAAATATGCGATCCTGATCGACGCGCTCTATGGCGGCAAGTCCAACCAGTACATCGAGACCGAGGTGAAATTCGAGGATGGCCGCCGCGGCAAGGTCGCCGCCGATCTCGCCATCCGCGACGTCAAGGTGTTTCCCGCCATTCACGGGAGGGCGGCCTGA
- a CDS encoding CoA transferase, with the protein MTAFPAPAAGSATASLAGLKVLDLIRLLPGLVCPLHLTDVRAEVIEIDGFAENGAGDYARTMGLGAAPGEDSFFFRIVNRNKRSLRLDLKQPAGVEVFLRLARKADGLKQFAPPLRMSSFEFAVRSPVPKLGADGTALLCGAGYLDSEIAELRKQGVI; encoded by the coding sequence ATGACGGCATTCCCCGCACCCGCCGCTGGGTCGGCCACCGCCTCGCTGGCCGGCCTGAAGGTTCTCGATCTCATCCGCCTGCTGCCAGGACTGGTGTGCCCGCTGCATCTGACCGACGTCCGCGCCGAGGTGATCGAGATCGATGGGTTCGCAGAGAACGGTGCCGGAGACTACGCGCGCACGATGGGGCTGGGCGCCGCGCCGGGTGAGGACAGCTTCTTCTTCCGCATCGTTAATCGCAACAAGCGCAGCTTGCGGCTGGACCTGAAGCAGCCGGCCGGCGTCGAGGTGTTCCTGCGCCTCGCCCGCAAGGCCGACGGCCTGAAGCAGTTCGCTCCGCCGCTGAGAATGAGCAGTTTCGAATTCGCCGTACGCTCCCCAGTGCCGAAACTCGGCGCTGATGGAACGGCACTGCTGTGCGGAGCCGGTTATTTGGACAGCGAAATCGCCGAGCTGCGCAAACAGGGCGTGATCTGA
- a CDS encoding ABC transporter ATP-binding protein, which yields MGSYLSVNNIEVIYDHVILVLKGVSLEVPEGGIVALLGANGAGKTTTLKAISNLLSAERGEVTKGDIQFKGRRVDRLTPNELVKGGVIQVMEGRHCFAHLTVEENLLTGAYTRSISRAELKCSLEKVYEYFPRLKQRRTSQAGYTSGGEQQMTAIGRALMADPEMILLDEPSMGLAPQIVEEIFEIVRDLNQREKVGFLLAEQNTMVALRYADFGYILENGRVVMEGKAAELRDNEDVKEFYLGLSSQGRKSFREVKHYRRRKRWLA from the coding sequence ATGGGCTCTTACCTCAGCGTCAACAACATCGAGGTCATCTACGACCACGTCATCCTCGTGCTCAAGGGTGTATCGCTCGAGGTGCCGGAAGGCGGCATCGTTGCATTGCTCGGCGCCAACGGCGCCGGCAAGACGACGACGCTCAAAGCCATCTCGAACCTGCTTTCCGCCGAGCGCGGCGAGGTCACCAAGGGCGACATCCAGTTCAAGGGCAGGCGCGTCGATCGGCTGACTCCAAACGAGCTGGTCAAGGGCGGTGTGATCCAGGTGATGGAAGGCCGCCATTGCTTTGCGCACCTCACCGTCGAGGAGAATCTGCTCACCGGTGCCTATACCCGCTCGATCTCGCGCGCCGAGCTGAAATGCAGCCTCGAAAAGGTTTATGAATACTTCCCGCGCTTGAAGCAGCGCAGAACCTCGCAGGCAGGGTATACCTCCGGCGGCGAGCAGCAGATGACCGCGATCGGCCGCGCGCTGATGGCCGACCCGGAGATGATCCTGCTCGACGAGCCGTCGATGGGGCTCGCGCCGCAGATCGTCGAGGAGATCTTCGAGATCGTGCGCGATCTCAACCAGCGCGAGAAAGTGGGCTTCCTGCTCGCCGAGCAGAATACGATGGTCGCGCTGCGCTATGCCGACTTCGGCTACATCCTCGAAAACGGCCGGGTCGTGATGGAAGGCAAGGCCGCCGAATTACGCGACAACGAAGACGTCAAGGAGTTCTACCTGGGCTTATCCAGCCAGGGCCGCAAGAGCTTCCGCGAGGTCAAGCACTATCGCCGCCGCAAGCGCTGGCTGGCCTGA
- a CDS encoding ABC transporter ATP-binding protein, whose product MARQIGDVILDLRNISLSFGGVKALTDISFDVREHEIRAIIGPNGAGKSSMLNVINGVYHPQQGEIIFHGEHRKDMDTHAAAAAGIARTFQNIALFKGMSVLDNLMAGRSLKMKCNFLQHALWWGAARREELEHRRKVEEIIDFLEIEHIRKVPVGRLPYGLQKRVELGRALAAEPKMLLLDEPMAGMNVEEKQDMCRFILDVNDQMGTTIVLIEHDMGVVMDISDRVVVLDYGKKIADGMPDEVKNDPEVIAAYLGTQH is encoded by the coding sequence ATGGCGAGGCAGATCGGCGACGTCATCCTCGATTTGCGCAATATCTCGCTGTCGTTCGGCGGGGTCAAGGCGCTGACCGACATTTCCTTCGACGTGCGCGAGCACGAAATCCGCGCCATCATCGGCCCGAACGGCGCCGGCAAGAGCTCGATGCTCAATGTCATCAACGGCGTCTATCATCCGCAGCAGGGTGAAATCATCTTCCACGGCGAGCATCGCAAGGACATGGATACCCACGCCGCGGCCGCCGCCGGCATCGCGCGTACCTTCCAGAACATCGCGCTGTTCAAGGGCATGAGCGTGCTCGACAATCTGATGGCGGGGCGCAGCCTGAAGATGAAATGCAATTTCCTGCAGCATGCGCTGTGGTGGGGGGCGGCCAGGCGCGAGGAATTGGAGCACCGTCGCAAAGTCGAGGAGATCATCGACTTCCTCGAAATCGAACACATCCGCAAGGTGCCGGTCGGCCGGCTGCCCTACGGTCTGCAAAAGCGCGTCGAACTTGGCCGGGCGCTCGCCGCCGAGCCGAAGATGCTGCTGTTGGATGAGCCGATGGCCGGCATGAACGTCGAGGAAAAGCAGGACATGTGCCGCTTCATCCTTGATGTGAATGACCAGATGGGCACCACCATCGTGCTGATCGAGCACGACATGGGCGTGGTGATGGACATCTCGGACCGCGTCGTCGTGCTCGACTATGGCAAGAAGATCGCCGACGGCATGCCCGACGAAGTGAAGAACGATCCCGAGGTGATCGCAGCCTACCTCGGCACGCAGCATTGA
- a CDS encoding branched-chain amino acid ABC transporter permease, with protein sequence MQFFLEVLIGGLLSGIMYSLVALGFVLIFKASGVLNFAQGAMVFFAALSLVGCMEKGAPFWLAFILAFLIMTLLGIATEKFVLRKMVNQPPIALFMATIGLSFFIEGLAPMLWGNAVRPLDIGIVDEPIPWILDHWNMVISKFDLFASGLALALVTLLALFFQYTRVGRALRAVADDHQAALSIGIPLQHIWALVWAVAGFVALVAGMLWGARNGVQFALTFTALKALPVLILGGFTSVPGAIVGGLIIGATEKLAEIYIPPLMADIFGGNFGGIEGWFPYVMALLFLLVRPEGLFGEKHIDRV encoded by the coding sequence ATGCAATTCTTCCTCGAAGTCCTGATCGGCGGCCTGCTCTCCGGCATCATGTATTCGCTGGTGGCGTTGGGCTTCGTGCTGATCTTCAAGGCCTCGGGCGTGCTCAATTTCGCTCAGGGGGCGATGGTGTTCTTCGCCGCGCTGTCATTGGTCGGCTGCATGGAAAAAGGAGCGCCGTTCTGGCTGGCCTTCATTCTCGCCTTCCTGATCATGACGCTGCTCGGCATCGCCACCGAAAAGTTCGTGTTGCGCAAGATGGTCAATCAGCCGCCGATCGCGCTGTTCATGGCGACCATCGGCCTGTCCTTCTTCATCGAGGGCCTGGCGCCCATGCTATGGGGCAACGCGGTGCGGCCGCTCGACATCGGTATCGTCGATGAGCCGATTCCCTGGATCCTCGACCACTGGAACATGGTGATCAGCAAGTTCGATCTGTTCGCTTCCGGCCTCGCGCTGGCCTTGGTGACCCTGCTGGCGCTGTTCTTCCAATACACCCGCGTCGGTCGGGCGCTGCGGGCAGTGGCCGACGATCATCAGGCCGCCCTGTCGATCGGCATCCCGCTGCAACACATCTGGGCGCTGGTCTGGGCGGTGGCCGGCTTCGTCGCGCTGGTGGCGGGCATGCTGTGGGGGGCGAGGAATGGCGTGCAGTTCGCACTCACCTTCACGGCACTGAAAGCTCTGCCGGTGCTGATCCTCGGCGGCTTCACCTCGGTGCCCGGCGCGATCGTAGGTGGGCTGATCATCGGCGCGACCGAGAAGCTCGCCGAGATCTACATTCCGCCGCTGATGGCCGACATCTTCGGCGGCAACTTCGGCGGCATCGAAGGTTGGTTCCCGTATGTGATGGCGCTGCTATTCCTCCTCGTACGTCCCGAAGGCCTCTTCGGCGAGAAACACATCGACCGGGTATGA
- a CDS encoding ABC transporter substrate-binding protein — MIKRCKQLTLATSVALACFTATLPAAQAAEEQFFPILSYRVGPYGANGASLFGGFIDYLNYVNMKGGVNGVMMTWEECETEYNNAKGVECYERLKSKAQKAPGPLHPLSTGISYALVDKTAADKLPLVMMGYGLTAAVDGSVFPWAFPLVTTYQMQASAIIKFLKDKNGGSLAGKKIVYLYHDSAYGKEPIVALEAESKLGKFELIEIPVPHPGNEQGAQWQRIRQEKPDYVIMWGWGVMNMTAIKTAQKMGFPRERMIGSWWAGSEEDVIPAGDAAKGYMSATMNVAGKNVPLIADIEKTVYGAGKGNLKDTAKLGSVLYNRGVATAIVSVEAIRTAQAKFGKGKAMTGEQVRWGLENLNLTEARLKELGATGLLPDVKTTCSNHEGSGKVKLQQWDGSKWVVLTDWIEGNKALIHPLFQAEAAKYAKEKGITPRDCSKEK, encoded by the coding sequence ATGATTAAACGTTGCAAGCAACTCACCCTCGCCACTTCCGTTGCCCTCGCTTGCTTTACGGCGACACTGCCTGCCGCGCAAGCGGCTGAAGAGCAGTTTTTCCCCATTCTGTCCTATCGCGTCGGCCCCTATGGCGCCAACGGTGCTTCGTTGTTCGGTGGTTTCATCGATTACCTGAACTACGTCAACATGAAAGGGGGCGTCAATGGTGTGATGATGACCTGGGAAGAATGTGAAACCGAATACAACAACGCCAAGGGCGTGGAGTGCTACGAACGCCTGAAATCGAAAGCACAAAAGGCGCCCGGCCCGCTCCATCCGCTGTCGACTGGCATCTCCTATGCACTCGTCGACAAGACGGCCGCCGACAAGCTGCCGCTGGTGATGATGGGCTATGGGCTGACCGCCGCGGTCGATGGCTCGGTGTTTCCCTGGGCCTTTCCGCTGGTGACCACCTACCAGATGCAGGCCTCGGCGATCATCAAGTTCCTGAAGGACAAGAATGGGGGGAGCCTCGCCGGCAAGAAAATCGTCTATCTCTATCACGACTCCGCCTATGGCAAGGAGCCGATCGTCGCGCTGGAGGCCGAATCGAAGCTCGGCAAGTTCGAGCTGATCGAGATCCCGGTGCCACATCCCGGCAACGAGCAGGGCGCGCAATGGCAGCGCATCCGCCAGGAAAAACCTGACTACGTGATCATGTGGGGCTGGGGCGTGATGAACATGACTGCCATCAAGACCGCGCAGAAGATGGGTTTCCCGCGCGAGCGGATGATCGGTTCCTGGTGGGCCGGCTCAGAGGAGGACGTGATCCCCGCGGGTGATGCCGCCAAGGGTTACATGTCGGCGACGATGAACGTTGCCGGCAAGAACGTGCCGCTGATCGCCGACATCGAGAAGACCGTCTATGGCGCTGGCAAGGGCAACCTGAAGGACACCGCGAAGCTTGGCTCCGTGCTCTACAACCGTGGTGTCGCCACCGCGATCGTTTCGGTCGAGGCGATCCGTACTGCTCAGGCGAAATTCGGCAAGGGTAAGGCGATGACCGGCGAGCAGGTACGCTGGGGGCTGGAAAACCTCAATCTCACCGAGGCGCGCCTGAAAGAGTTGGGGGCCACGGGCCTGCTGCCAGATGTGAAGACCACCTGCAGCAACCATGAAGGCTCGGGCAAGGTGAAGCTGCAGCAGTGGGACGGCAGCAAGTGGGTGGTGCTGACCGACTGGATCGAGGGCAACAAGGCGCTGATCCACCCGCTGTTCCAGGCCGAGGCGGCGAAGTATGCCAAGGAGAAGGGCATCACGCCGCGCGATTGCAGCAAGGAAAAATAA
- a CDS encoding phenylacetate--CoA ligase family protein, which yields MIMNEHFDALERREPEQRERDLMARLPAQIAHAKTHAPWFATSLRDVDPAEITSRAALARLPVLRKHDLIELQRRRPPFGDLVAQRFGRIGRVFSSPGPIYEPEGREADYWRSARALFAAGFRAGDLVHNSFSYHMTPGGWILEAGAQALGCTVFPAGVGQTEQQVKAMADLQPQGYVGTPSFLRILLDKADELGVRIHSLTKALVSGEAFLPAQREALATRGIQGFQAYATADLGVIAYETAAREGLVVDEGVILEIVRPGTNDPVPAGEVGEVVVTTFNRTYPLIRFGTGDLSAVLPESLTRASSCGRTNMRIKGWLGRADQTTKIKGMFVHPEQLDALCKRHPGIVRARLIVTNPDGIDTMTLLCEGAGEASTIADSLRELTKLRGAVRFVAPGSLPNDGKVISDERRFE from the coding sequence ATGATCATGAACGAACATTTCGACGCGCTGGAGAGGCGCGAGCCGGAGCAGCGTGAACGCGACCTGATGGCGCGGCTGCCGGCGCAGATCGCGCACGCCAAGACCCATGCGCCGTGGTTTGCGACGAGCCTGCGCGATGTCGATCCGGCCGAGATCACCTCGCGTGCCGCGCTCGCGCGGCTGCCTGTGCTGCGCAAGCACGACCTGATCGAGCTGCAGAGGAGACGACCGCCATTCGGCGATCTGGTCGCACAGCGCTTTGGACGAATCGGCCGGGTGTTTTCTTCACCAGGACCGATCTACGAACCCGAGGGACGCGAGGCCGATTACTGGCGTAGCGCGCGTGCGCTGTTCGCCGCCGGTTTTCGTGCCGGCGATCTGGTGCATAACAGCTTTTCCTACCACATGACACCGGGCGGCTGGATCCTCGAAGCCGGCGCGCAGGCCCTCGGCTGCACAGTGTTTCCGGCTGGCGTCGGCCAGACCGAGCAGCAGGTGAAGGCGATGGCCGACCTGCAGCCGCAAGGCTATGTCGGCACGCCGAGCTTCCTGCGCATCTTGCTCGACAAGGCCGACGAGCTGGGGGTGCGCATTCATTCGCTGACCAAGGCCCTGGTTTCAGGCGAGGCCTTCCTGCCCGCGCAGCGCGAGGCCTTGGCCACACGCGGCATCCAGGGCTTCCAGGCTTATGCTACGGCCGATCTCGGCGTGATCGCCTACGAGACGGCGGCGCGCGAGGGACTGGTCGTCGATGAGGGCGTGATCCTCGAAATCGTCCGGCCGGGCACCAATGATCCGGTGCCAGCGGGCGAGGTCGGCGAGGTGGTCGTCACCACCTTCAACCGCACCTATCCGCTGATCCGTTTTGGCACGGGTGACCTGTCGGCCGTGCTGCCTGAATCGCTGACCCGGGCGTCTTCCTGCGGCCGCACCAACATGCGCATCAAGGGCTGGCTCGGCCGCGCCGACCAGACCACCAAGATCAAAGGCATGTTCGTCCATCCCGAGCAGCTGGACGCCCTGTGCAAACGTCACCCTGGTATCGTCCGCGCTCGGCTAATCGTCACCAATCCAGACGGCATCGACACGATGACCTTGCTGTGCGAAGGTGCTGGCGAGGCCTCCACGATCGCCGACAGTCTGCGCGAACTCACCAAGCTGCGCGGCGCAGTGCGCTTCGTCGCGCCCGGCAGCCTGCCCAACGACGGCAAAGTGATCAGCGACGAGCGTAGATTTGAGTAA
- a CDS encoding Crp/Fnr family transcriptional regulator, whose translation MPDNSSKFNASPTLDDAIALSRWARNLSPDELTRARQGMVEKRIPAGGFICRQGEMPNCWIGIIDGLAKMSSDWVTGKTASYAGIPTGGWFGEGSLLKPEPRRYDVIALRDTRIACMKRDTFHWLLDHSIAFNHAIIEQINERLGQFIGLLESERLHDTDTRVARSISIMFNPVLYPGQNATLTISQEELGHLAGVSRQRVNRSLKLLEDAGFLRVEYGGITILDLDGLRRFGG comes from the coding sequence GTGCCTGACAATTCCAGCAAATTCAACGCCTCGCCGACCCTCGACGATGCAATCGCACTCTCCCGCTGGGCGCGCAATCTGTCGCCCGATGAGCTTACGCGTGCCCGCCAGGGCATGGTCGAGAAGCGCATTCCCGCCGGCGGTTTCATCTGCCGTCAGGGTGAGATGCCGAACTGCTGGATCGGCATCATCGACGGGCTGGCGAAGATGTCCTCCGACTGGGTGACCGGCAAGACCGCCTCCTACGCCGGCATTCCGACCGGCGGCTGGTTCGGCGAAGGCTCGCTCCTGAAACCCGAGCCGCGCCGCTATGATGTGATCGCGCTGCGCGACACACGCATCGCGTGCATGAAGCGCGACACCTTCCACTGGCTGCTCGATCACAGCATCGCCTTCAACCACGCGATCATCGAGCAGATCAACGAGCGCCTCGGCCAGTTCATCGGTCTCCTCGAATCCGAGCGTCTGCACGACACCGACACGCGCGTCGCACGTAGCATCTCGATCATGTTCAACCCGGTGCTCTATCCCGGTCAGAACGCGACGCTGACCATCTCGCAGGAGGAACTCGGCCATCTCGCCGGCGTCTCCCGCCAGCGCGTCAATCGCTCACTCAAACTGCTCGAGGATGCCGGTTTCCTGCGTGTCGAATACGGCGGCATCACGATCCTCGACCTCGACGGGCTGAGAAGATTCGGCGGCTGA